Proteins encoded together in one Lathyrus oleraceus cultivar Zhongwan6 chromosome 5, CAAS_Psat_ZW6_1.0, whole genome shotgun sequence window:
- the LOC127086538 gene encoding peroxidase P7, which produces MHRHTHLYILLNLSFASSFTLPFLLLIVFVTLSIMATFIKLFVTLSIISLLACSTNAQLINNFYATTCPSLQTIVRNTMISAIKTEARIGASILRLFFHDCFVNGCDGSILLDDTATFTGEKSAGPNINSARGFEVIDTIKTNVEASCNATVSCADILALAARDGIFLLGGPTWMVPLGRRDARTASQSAANSQIPGPSSDLATLTTMFRNKGLTLNDLTVLSGAHTIGQTECQFFRNRIYNETNIDTNFATLRKSNCPSSGGDTNLAPLDSVTPTTFDNNYYNDLIANKGLLHSDQALFNGVGSQVSLVRTYSRNTVAFKRDFAAAMIKLSRISPLTGTNGEIRKNCRLVN; this is translated from the exons ATGCACCGTCATACTCACCTATATATATTGCTTAATCTTTCATTTGCTTCTTCATTCACACTTCCTTTCCTTCTTTTAATAGTATTTGTTACACTCTCTATTATGGCTACCTTTATAAAATTATTTGTCACACTCTCTATTATTTCTCTCTTAGCATGTTCTACCAATGCACAACTTATTAATAACTTCTATGCAACAACTTGTCCTAGTCTTCAAACAATTGTTCGTAATACAATGATCAGTGCTATCAAAACTGAAGCCAGAATTGGTGCTTCTATACTTCGCTTGTTCTTCCATGACTGCTTTGTTAAT GGATGTGATGGATCAATCTTATTGGATGACACTGCGACGTTTACGGGTGAGAAAAGTGCTGGACCTAACATAAACTCAGCTAGAGGTTTTGAAGTGATTGATACAATTAAAACCAATGTTGAAGCTTCTTGCAATGCCACTGTCTCTTGTGCTGATATTCTAGCTCTAGCAGCTAGAGATGGAATCTTTCTG CTTGGAGGACCCACATGGATGGTTCCACTTGGAAGAAGAGATGCAAGAACAGCAAGCCAAAGTGCTGCCAACAGTCAAATCCCTGGACCATCATCTGACCTTGCAACCCTCACCACAATGTTTAGAAACAAAGGTCTAACATTAAATGACCTTACTGTCCTTTCTGGTGCACACACCATAGGCCAAACTGAGTGTCAATTTTTCAGAAATCGCATATACAATGAAACCAACATTGACACAAACTTTGCTACCTTAAGAAAATCAAATTGTCCTTCCTCTGGTGGTGACACCAATTTGGCACCTCTAGATTCCGTCACTCCAACTACTTTTGACAACAACTACTATAATGACCTTATTGCTAATAAAGGACTTCTTCACTCTGATCAAGCTCTTTTCAATGGTGTTGGTTCTCAAGTTTCTTTGGTTAGGACTTATAGCAGAAATACTGTTGCTTTTAAAAGAGACTTTGCTGCTGCTATGATCAAGTTGAGTAGAATCAGTCCTCTCACTGGGACTAATGGGGAGATTAGAAAGAATTGCAGGCTTGTCAATTAG